The Daucus carota subsp. sativus chromosome 2, DH1 v3.0, whole genome shotgun sequence genome includes a window with the following:
- the LOC108207471 gene encoding abscisic acid 8'-hydroxylase 2 yields the protein MIYFLLLFVLVIVFLFKGSFFSRGLPKGKLLPPGSMGWPYFGETLKLYSQNPNSFFSTRQQRYGDIFKTHILGCPCVMLSRPEAAKMVLVTLAHLFKPTYPPSKENMIGQNALFFHQGPYHSHLKRMVQSSFLPSALKDSIPRIDNLVVDMLPTFLNKTINTLCEMKKYAFDVAIISAFGTSMEVEIEEIKQLYRVLEKGYNSMPFNVPGTPFHKAMNARKLLNVKLRKLIEKERNSKKPAGTGGLLEVLLGSEKERDNQLSDSQIADNIIGVIFAAHDTTASVLTWVLKYLHDNNDVLEAVTREQDGVRCRISEANRNLTWDDTRLMPLTSRVFQETLRTASILSFTFREAVEDVEFEGHFIPKGWKVLPLFRSIHHSAALFPHPSKFDPSRFEVAPRADSYMPFGKGVHSCPGSELAKLETLILLHHLTTTYRWKVIGGDRGTQYGPFPVPKGGLPIVLSPI from the exons ATGATCTATTTTCTGCTTCTCTTTGTGCTTGTTATCGTCTTTTTGTTCAAAGGGAGCTTCTTCTCTAGAGGCCTACCCAAAGGTAAGCTTCTTCCACCTGGTTCTATGGGCTGGCCTTATTTTGGCGAAACCCTCAAGCTCTACTCCCAAAATCCCAACTCTTTCTTTTCCACCAGGCAACAAAG GTATGGAGATATATTCAAGACACACATACTGGGATGTCCATGTGTGATGCTTTCAAGACCAGAAGCAGCCAAGATGGTTCTGGTGACTCTAGCTCATCTCTTTAAGCCAACATACCCTCCAAGCAAAGAGAACATGATTGGACAAAATGCACTGTTTTTCCATCAGGGTCCTTATCATTCACACCTCAAGAGAATGGTTCAATCTTCTTTTCTACCTTCTGCTCTCAAAGATTCAATTCCTCGTATTGACAATCTTGTCGTCGACATGCTTCCTACATTTCTGAATAAGACCATTAACACTTTATGCGAGATGAAGAAG TATGCTTTCGATGTGGCTATCATTTCAGCATTTGGCACCAGTATGGAAGTGGAAattgaagaaataaaacaatTGTATCGAGTCTTGGAGAAGGGTTACAATTCCATGCCTTTTAATGTGCCAGGAACTCCATTTCACAAAGCAATGAAT GCAAGGAAGCTACTTAATGTAAAGCTGAGGAAATTAATTGAAAAGGAGAGAAATAGCAAGAAACCAGCAGGTACCGGAGGGTTACTGGAAGTGCTGCTGGGAAGTGAAAAGGAGAGAGATAATCAACTCTCGGACTCGCAAATTGCAGATAATATCATTGGAGTGATATTTGCTGCACATGATACCACTGCTAGTGTTCTGACATGGGTGCTTAAGTACTTGCATGACAACAATGATGTTTTAGAAGCTGTCACG AGGGAACAAGATGGTGTTCGGTGCAGAATCTCTGAAGCAAATCGAAATCTTACTTGGGATGATACCCGACTAATGCCACTGACTAGCCGA GTATTTCAAGAAACATTGAGAACAGCAAGTATCCTGTCCTTTACATTCAGAGAAGCAGTGGAAGATGTTGAATTTGAAGGGCATTTTATACCCAAAGGATGGAAAGTTCTTCCTCTCTTTAGAAGTATCCATCATTCTGCAGCTCTCTTCCCTCATCCCAGCAAGTTTGATCCTTCCAGATTTGAG GTGGCACCAAGAGCAGACAGTTATATGCCGTTCGGGAAGGGAGTGCACTCATGCCCAGGGAGTGAGCTAGCCAAGCTGGAGACGCTCATCCTTCTCCACCACCTCACTACCACCTACAG GTGGAAGGTAATCGGCGGAGACAGGGGAACACAGTACGGACCATTTCCAGTGCCAAAAGGTGGCTTACCCATAGTATTGTCCCCAATTTAA
- the LOC108206414 gene encoding uncharacterized protein C24B11.05: MEYENEYQQYSNSQYECLLFDVDDTLYPYSSGLSAQCTKNITEYMIEKLKIEDSKVPDMCVQLYKDYGTTMSGLRAIGYDFDYDDYHSYVHGRLPYEEKLRPDPVLRNLLHSLPIRKVIFSNANDAHVATVLKILGIEDCFERIVCFESLNPTHNSNISDGQESEELKVPDVSSGMDSDTSADSPLPKSPVICKPFENAFEEAFKIADINPKKTLFFDDSLRNLQTAKCMNLHTVLIGSSHRSTGVDYALESIHNIREALPELWEELKKAEGVPYSGKAGIETTVRA, encoded by the exons ATGGAATATGAGAATGAGTACCAGCAGTATTCCAATTCACAATATGAATGCCTCCTCTTTG atgTTGATGATACGTTGTACCCATATAGTTCTGGATTGTCTGCCCAATGCACCAAAAATATTACAG AATATATGATTGAGAAGCTAAAGATAGAGGACAGTAAAGTTCCTGACATGTGTGTTCAACTATACAAGGACTATGGAACAACAATGTCTGGTCTCCGG GCTATCGGCTATGATTTTGATTATGATGACTACCACAG TTATGTACATGGAAGACTGCCGTATGAGGAGAAGTTGAGGCCTGATCCGGTGCTTAGAAATCTTTTACATAGCCTTCCTATCCGGAAAGTT ATATTCTCAAACGCAAATGATGCCCATGTTGCAACTGTACTCAAAATACTTGGAATAGAGGACTGTTTTGAAAGGATTGTCTGTTTTGAGTCGTTAAATCCTACCCATAACAGTAATATCTCTGATGGCCAAGAGTCAGAAGAATTAAAAGTTCCTGATGTCAGTAGTGGTATGGACTCTGACACTAGTGCTGATTCACCACTTCCCAAGTCCCCAGTCATCTGCAAACCATTTGAGAATGCATTTGAAGAAGCTTTCAAGATAGCTGATATTAACCCCAAAAAAACA TTGTTCTTTGATGACAGTCTACGTAATTTGCAGACTGCAAAATGCATGAACCTCCACACTGTTTTG ATTGGCTCATCTCACCGCAGCACAGGCGTGGATTATGCCTTAGAGAGTATCCATAATATTAGAGAAGCATTGCCAGAGCTGTGGGAAGAGCTTAAGAAGGCAGAAGGTGTTCCATACTCGGGAAAAGCTGGTATCGAGACTACTGTTAGAGCTTAG